Proteins encoded by one window of Juglans regia cultivar Chandler chromosome 15, Walnut 2.0, whole genome shotgun sequence:
- the LOC108999054 gene encoding uncharacterized protein LOC108999054, translating to MGKLECNIDGNLVDTKYSQPMPWMGLYAAVASLAFLISMTADVIQGIRYRKFWFPCKFSSLNATSLTLLAVAIKLSVDLNTSMPSRQDQLAKLSNTVFICTVMSNSMPSLGTMQNKEMFTNILALGILVITVIVNICIQLATGVIYVFWKEHAFILFNMLVLLLLLSFSALTVPNTKQYLELKYNKKHLLALKEGLNQTGKPVVDKLREDLMKYWMMAHTGSPQFVVGRSVTCTASGAFCLLSLATLAQAMLRSQLMPWSFKFCSGESDYKWSTTLVLATQTIAVVVGTIGPACRWFMAINFSYPNRGNQTGRKGFKVENYWIQSLVEMKESPLTFIRVRNKQCRKLVHDAKDLFLNLCIGAQIGLVLMSKWIRLISTLFVSWILYCCHCYQGLKKKFIFKSDADIESVSGSQPCIKLDLSRFVLDLEGEDALVEMMKKYNWGPTDYWFRKAEKRGPKYLITLLKNSTDGFKGVVEFDSNQVPSLETEEPPNCWALPVVTLTCIAAALPNINPTLVEELLCSVNEGLTYIRLLENNLDTREELLNIRRVAEGLWVRVELYRKWLDVDLHKLSLQGKTQQETLQKLSDNAKNKLLEFHKNHTPQCLKHGPSKWPIKILAANSMYRITQTLLLKRQGENAQMGNKLFETVAVMISDILGACLTNMQRFISVKCLNSAIEEREDSVRHAVDILGKAQKILKLQENVSFPDLDPCQMASIEEWRLFYMQMPLPSESETASSSSSDLHLIIDSN from the coding sequence atggggaAGCTCGAATGCAACATTGATGGGAACCTGGTTGACACAAAGTACAGCCAGCCAATGCCATGGATGGGCCTCTATGCTGCAGTAGCGTCCCTGGCCTTCCTCATCTCCATGACTGCGGATGTCATCCAAGGGATCCGCTATCGGAAATTCTGGTTCCCTTGCAAGTTCTCCTCTCTCAACGCTACTTCCCTCACCTTGTTAGCTGTGGCAATCAAACTCTCAGTGGATTTGAATACCTCGATGCCTAGCCGGCAGGATCAGCTTGCAAAGCTTAGCAACACTGTTTTCATTTGTACGGTAATGAGTAATTCTATGCCTTCCCTTGGCACCATGCAGAACAAGGAAATGTTCACCAACATTCTGGCATTAGGAATACTTGTTATCACTGTTATTGTGAATATTTGCATCCAACTAGCCACCGGAGTAATCTATGTTTTCTGGAAAGAACATGCTTTCATCCTGTTTAACATGCTTGTTTTGCTTCTTCTCTTGAGTTTTTCTGCCTTGACTGTTCCAAACACTAAGCAGTATTTGGAGCTCAAGTACAATAAAAAGCACCTATTAGCTCTCAAAGAAGGCTTGAATCAAACTGGGAAACCGGTtgttgacaaacttagagaagATCTCATGAAATATTGGATGATGGCTCATACGGGCAGCCCCCAGTTTGTGGTGGGGCGTTCCGTGACATGCACAGCTTCTGGAGCATTCTGTCTTCTGAGCCTCGCAACTTTAGCGCAAGCTATGCTTAGATCCCAGCTTATGCCATGGTCATTTAAATTTTGCAGCGGAGAGTCTGATTATAAGTGGTCGACCACTTTAGTTCTTGCTACTCAGACGATTGCAGTAGTAGTCGGTACTATTGGTCCAGCATGTAGATGGTTCATGGCCATCAATTTCTCATACCCTAACAGAGGAAATCAAACTGGCAGAAAAGGGTTTAAAGTAGAGAACTACTGGATTCAGAGCTTAGTAGAGATGAAAGAGAGCCCATTAACTTTCATACGTGTTCGTAACAAGCAGTGCAGGAAACTTGTTCATGATGCAAaagatcttttcttaaacttgtGTATCGGAGCGCAGATTGGACTTGTCTTAATGAGCAAGTGGATTCGACTCATTTCCACTTTATTTGTAAGCTGGATCTTGTACTGCTGCCACTGCTACCAAGGTTTGAAGAAGAAGTTTATATTCAAGAGTGATGCAGACATTGAATCAGTTTCAGGTTCACAGCCTTGCATAAAGCTGGATCTAAGCCGTTTTGTTTTGGATCTCGAAGGCGAGGATGCATTGGTTGAGATGATGAAGAAATACAACTGGGGCCCTACTGATTACTGGTTTCGGAAGGCTGAAAAGAGAGGACCTAAATACCTCATCACACTATTGAAGAACTCTACAGATGGATTCAAGGGAGTGGTTGAGTTTGACAGTAACCAAGTTCCTTCTCTAGAAACTGAAGAACCACCAAACTGTTGGGCTCTTCCAGTGGTGACACTAACATGTATTGCAGCAGCACTTCCAAACATCAATCCTACATTAGTTGAAGAATTACTATGTAGTGTGAACGAGGGCCTGACGTATATAAGACTTTTAGAAAACAACCTGGACACAAGAGAAGAATTGCTCAACATCAGGAGGGTAGCAGAGGGGCTGTGGGTACGAGTGGAACTCTATCGCAAGTGGCTGGATGTTGATCTCCATAAACTATCCCTTCAAGGAAAAACCCAACAGGAAACACTTCAAAAACTTTCAGATAATGCAAAGAACAAGCTTTTGGAGTTCCACAAGAATCACACGCCGCAATGTTTGAAGCACGGTCCTTCGAAATGGCCAATCAAGATATTGGCTGCCAATTCCATGTATAGGATAACTCAAACTCTGCTGCTAAAGAGACAAGGCGAAAATGCCCAGATGGGTAACAAACTATTTGAAACAGTAGCTGTCATGATCTCTGATATACTGGGTGCTTGCCTCACTAACATGCAACGTTTCATATCCGTGAAGTGTTTGAACAGCGCCATTGAAGAGAGGGAAGACAGCGTGAGACATGCAGTTGATATTCTTGGTAAAGCACAGAAGATTCTGAAACTTCAAGAAAATGTTTCGTTTCCCGATTTAGATCCCTGTCAAATGGCAAGCATTGAAGAATGGCGTTTATTTTACATGCAAATGCCCTTGCCGTCAGAGAGTGAGACAGCTTCTTCAAGTTCAAGTGACTTGCACCTAATCATTGACTCTAATTAG